In Pseudomonas fluorescens, one genomic interval encodes:
- a CDS encoding HAD family hydrolase: protein MALAIFDLDETLIHGDCATLWSEQMGRLGWVDPESFMRKNNELMDAYSHGKLRMEEYMEFSLEPMIGRTPEEVEHLVGPWVEDFIEPIIFSDATKTIAAHRKAGDRILVISASGTHLVKPIAERLGIDEILGIELDVAHGVYTGQTVGTLTYREGKITRLLEWLDAEEENLEGASFYSDSRNDLPLLLKVDFPHVVNPDPILLEHAEKAGWPIHLWK, encoded by the coding sequence ATGGCCCTGGCAATTTTTGATCTGGACGAAACCCTGATCCACGGCGACTGCGCCACCCTCTGGAGCGAGCAGATGGGGCGCCTGGGCTGGGTCGATCCCGAGTCGTTCATGCGCAAGAACAACGAGCTGATGGACGCCTACAGCCATGGCAAATTGCGCATGGAAGAGTACATGGAATTCAGCCTCGAACCGATGATCGGGCGCACCCCGGAAGAGGTCGAACACCTGGTCGGCCCATGGGTGGAAGACTTCATCGAACCGATCATCTTCAGCGACGCGACCAAAACCATCGCCGCCCACCGCAAGGCCGGCGACCGGATTCTGGTGATCTCGGCTTCCGGCACGCACCTGGTCAAACCGATCGCCGAGCGCCTGGGCATCGACGAAATTCTCGGCATCGAACTGGACGTTGCGCACGGCGTTTACACTGGCCAGACCGTCGGCACGCTGACCTACCGCGAAGGCAAGATCACCCGCCTGCTGGAATGGCTGGATGCCGAGGAAGAGAATCTGGAAGGCGCGAGTTTCTACTCCGACTCACGCAACGATTTGCCATTACTGCTGAAGGTGGACTTCCCGCATGTGGTGAATCCGGATCCGATCCTGCTGGAGCACGCCGAAAAAGCCGGCTGGCCGATCCATCTCTGGAAATAA
- a CDS encoding ABC transporter ATP-binding protein codes for MSYVSVQHLQKNYAGTTVFSDINCEINKGEFVTLLGPSGCGKSTLLRCIAGLTPVDGGKILLDGVDIVPLSPQKRGIGMVFQSYALFPNMTVEQNVAFGLRMQKVNANDSHKRVAEVLKLVELNDFASRYPHQLSGGQCQRVALARSLVTRPRLLLLDEPLSALDARIRKHLREQIRQIQRELGLTTIFVTHDQEEALTMSDRIFLMNQGKIVQSGDAETLYTAPVDIFAAGFIGNYNLLDAESASKLLQRPINHRIAIRPEAIELSLNGELDAQIRSHSLLGNVIRYRVEARGVELVVDVLNRSAADLHPDGQRLALSIDPTALCEVA; via the coding sequence ATGAGCTATGTCAGCGTCCAACACCTGCAGAAAAACTACGCGGGCACGACCGTGTTCAGCGACATCAACTGCGAGATCAACAAGGGTGAATTCGTCACCCTCCTCGGCCCATCGGGTTGCGGCAAGTCCACCCTGCTGCGCTGCATTGCCGGCCTGACGCCGGTGGATGGCGGCAAGATCCTGCTTGATGGCGTCGACATCGTGCCGCTGAGCCCGCAGAAACGCGGGATCGGCATGGTGTTCCAGAGCTACGCGCTGTTCCCCAACATGACCGTCGAACAAAACGTTGCCTTCGGCCTGCGCATGCAGAAGGTCAATGCCAACGACAGCCACAAGCGTGTCGCCGAGGTGCTGAAACTGGTTGAGCTCAACGACTTCGCCAGCCGTTATCCGCATCAGCTCTCCGGCGGCCAGTGTCAACGCGTTGCCCTCGCCCGCTCGCTGGTGACCCGTCCACGCCTGTTACTGCTGGATGAACCACTGTCGGCGCTGGATGCGCGTATCCGCAAACACCTGCGTGAACAGATCCGGCAGATCCAGCGCGAACTCGGCCTGACCACGATTTTCGTCACCCACGACCAGGAAGAAGCATTGACCATGTCTGACCGGATTTTCCTGATGAACCAAGGGAAAATCGTGCAGAGCGGCGATGCCGAAACCCTCTACACCGCGCCGGTCGATATCTTCGCCGCCGGCTTCATCGGCAACTACAACCTGCTCGACGCCGAGAGCGCCTCGAAACTGCTGCAACGGCCGATCAACCACCGCATCGCGATTCGCCCGGAAGCCATCGAGCTGAGCCTCAATGGCGAACTCGATGCACAGATCCGCAGCCACAGCCTGCTCGGTAACGTGATCCGCTATCGAGTCGAGGCGCGTGGCGTGGAACTGGTGGTGGACGTGCTCAACCGCTCGGCGGCGGATCTGCATCCCGACGGTCAGCGTCTGGCGCTTTCCATCGATCCGACGGCCCTGTGTGAGGTAGCCTGA
- a CDS encoding ABC transporter permease produces the protein MSRAESGPAGVYHRVVVYLLFAILLLPLVGTLIYSIASSWSATILPSGFTFKWYLQLWSDPRFLHAFGQSLLVCVGALVLSVVLILPLLFVVHYHFPKLDALMNILILLPFAVPPVVSSVGLLQLYGSGPLAMVGTPWILIGCYFTVALPFMYRAITNNLQAINLRDLMDAAQLLGASTFQAAFLVVLPNLRKGLMVALLLSFSFLFGEFVFANILVGTRYETLQVYLNNMRNSSGHFTSALVISYFFFVLVLTWIANILNKDKSE, from the coding sequence ATGTCTCGCGCTGAATCCGGCCCGGCCGGCGTCTACCACCGCGTCGTGGTTTATCTGCTGTTCGCGATTCTGCTGCTGCCGCTGGTGGGCACGCTGATCTACTCGATTGCCAGCAGTTGGTCGGCGACCATCCTGCCCAGCGGTTTCACCTTCAAGTGGTACCTCCAGTTGTGGAGCGACCCGCGCTTCCTGCATGCCTTCGGCCAGTCGCTGCTGGTGTGCGTCGGCGCGCTGGTGCTGTCGGTGGTGCTGATCCTGCCGCTGCTGTTCGTGGTGCATTACCACTTCCCGAAACTCGATGCGCTGATGAACATCCTGATCCTGCTGCCCTTCGCGGTGCCGCCGGTGGTGTCGTCGGTGGGTCTGTTGCAACTGTACGGTTCCGGGCCGCTGGCGATGGTAGGCACACCGTGGATTCTGATCGGTTGCTACTTCACCGTGGCGCTGCCGTTCATGTACCGGGCGATCACCAACAACCTGCAGGCGATCAACCTGCGCGACCTGATGGACGCCGCGCAACTGCTCGGCGCCAGCACCTTTCAGGCGGCATTTCTGGTGGTGCTGCCGAACCTGCGCAAAGGCCTGATGGTCGCGTTGCTGCTGTCGTTCTCGTTCCTGTTCGGTGAGTTCGTGTTCGCCAACATCCTCGTCGGCACGCGTTACGAAACCCTGCAGGTGTATCTGAACAACATGCGCAACAGCAGCGGCCACTTCACCAGTGCGCTGGTGATCTCGTACTTCTTTTTCGTGCTGGTCCTGACCTGGATCGCCAACATCTTGAACAAGGACAAAAGCGAATGA
- a CDS encoding ABC transporter permease, with the protein MTRGKWLAALCLVPFALFFIVFEIAPLVWVMINSLQSEEFGWGFANFSKIFSSKFYLQAIQYSLEISFWSSVFGIIIAVLGAYSLRRVDSKLRNFVNAFANMTSNFAGVPLAFAFIILLGFNGSITIMLKQAGIIQDFNLYSKTGLIILYTYFQIPLGVLLLYPAFDALREDWRESAALLGANGWQFWRHIGLPVLTPALLGTFVILLANALGAYATVYALTTGNFNVLPIRIAAMVSGDISLDPNLASALAVVLVALMTIVTVVHQLLLKRSYHVSR; encoded by the coding sequence ATGACTCGCGGCAAATGGCTGGCGGCCCTGTGTCTGGTGCCGTTCGCGCTGTTCTTTATCGTGTTCGAAATCGCCCCGCTGGTCTGGGTGATGATCAACAGCCTGCAATCGGAAGAGTTCGGCTGGGGCTTCGCCAATTTCAGCAAGATCTTCAGTTCGAAGTTCTATCTGCAGGCGATTCAGTACAGCCTGGAGATCAGTTTCTGGTCGAGCGTATTCGGCATCATCATCGCCGTGCTCGGTGCGTATTCGTTGCGCCGGGTCGACTCGAAACTGCGCAACTTCGTGAATGCCTTCGCCAACATGACCAGCAACTTCGCGGGGGTGCCGCTGGCGTTCGCGTTCATCATCCTGCTCGGTTTCAACGGCAGCATCACGATCATGCTCAAGCAGGCCGGGATCATTCAGGACTTCAACCTGTACTCGAAAACCGGTCTGATCATCCTCTACACCTACTTCCAGATTCCCCTCGGCGTGCTGCTGCTGTACCCGGCGTTCGACGCCTTGCGTGAAGACTGGCGCGAATCCGCCGCGCTGCTCGGCGCCAACGGCTGGCAGTTCTGGCGCCACATCGGTCTGCCGGTGCTGACCCCGGCACTGCTCGGCACTTTCGTGATCCTGCTGGCCAACGCCCTCGGCGCCTACGCCACGGTGTACGCCTTGACCACCGGCAACTTCAACGTGCTGCCGATCCGCATCGCGGCAATGGTTTCCGGGGATATTTCCCTCGATCCGAATCTCGCCAGTGCCCTGGCCGTGGTGCTGGTGGCGTTGATGACCATCGTCACCGTCGTGCATCAACTGCTGTTGAAGAGGAGCTACCATGTCTCGCGCTGA
- a CDS encoding alkaline phosphatase family protein has protein sequence MKHNVILVVLDGLNYEVARHAMGHLQAYVGAGRAALYQLECELPALSRPLYECILTGVPPIDSGIVHNNVARLSNQRSIYHYARDAGLKTAAAAYHWVSELYNRSPFLAARDRHTDDPALPIQHGHFYWNDHYPDSHLFADAEHLRLRHAPNFLLIHPMNIDDAGHKHGLDSAQYRNSARSADIILADYLQGWLDADYQVLVTADHGMNNDRSHNGLLPEERQVPLFVLGNAFSLNADAAPKQTEICGTVCELLGVPHDKPVCRELLK, from the coding sequence ATGAAGCACAACGTCATCCTTGTCGTGCTCGACGGTCTCAATTACGAGGTCGCGCGTCACGCCATGGGGCATCTGCAGGCTTACGTTGGCGCAGGACGCGCCGCGCTCTATCAGTTGGAGTGCGAGTTGCCGGCCCTGTCCCGACCGCTTTACGAATGCATCCTTACCGGCGTGCCGCCGATCGACAGCGGCATCGTCCACAACAACGTTGCGCGCCTGTCCAATCAGCGCAGCATCTATCACTACGCCCGCGACGCCGGCCTGAAAACCGCCGCAGCGGCTTATCACTGGGTCAGCGAGTTGTACAACCGCTCACCGTTCCTAGCGGCCCGCGACCGGCATACCGACGATCCAGCGTTACCGATCCAGCACGGGCATTTCTACTGGAACGATCACTACCCGGATTCGCACCTGTTCGCCGACGCGGAACACCTGCGCCTGCGCCATGCGCCGAACTTCCTGCTGATCCACCCGATGAACATCGACGACGCCGGCCACAAGCACGGCCTCGATTCCGCGCAATACCGCAACAGCGCGCGCTCGGCGGACATCATCCTCGCCGACTACCTGCAAGGCTGGCTCGACGCGGATTATCAGGTGCTGGTGACTGCCGATCACGGCATGAACAACGACCGCTCGCACAACGGCCTGCTGCCGGAAGAACGTCAGGTGCCGCTGTTCGTCCTCGGCAACGCCTTCAGCCTCAACGCTGACGCCGCGCCGAAGCAGACCGAGATCTGCGGCACCGTCTGCGAACTGCTCGGCGTCCCTCACGACAAACCTGTGTGCCGGGAGCTGCTCAAGTGA
- a CDS encoding ABC transporter substrate-binding protein: MKQLFLATLLGSTIAMCTSAMAAGTDLKTLEAAAKAEGAVNSVGMPDDWANWKGTWEDLAKTYGLKHIDTDMSSAQEIAKFAAEKDNATADIGDVGAAFGPIAVKQGVVQPYKPSTWDQVPDWAKDKDGNWALAYTGTIAFIVNKKLLHGSEVPTKWADLKGGKYKVSIGDVSTAAQAANGVLAAALANGGDEKNIQPALLLFADIAKQGRLSMANPTIATMEKGEIEVGVVWDFNGLSYKAKMANPDDYVVLIPSDGSVISGYTTIINKYAKNPNAAKLTREYIFSDAGQTNLARGNARPIRAEHLQLPEDVKAKLLPNEQYKKVTPIKDADAWEKTSKALPQKWNEEVIVEMK; encoded by the coding sequence ATGAAACAGCTTTTCCTGGCAACACTGTTAGGCTCGACCATTGCAATGTGCACCTCCGCCATGGCGGCGGGTACCGACCTGAAAACCCTCGAAGCCGCTGCGAAAGCGGAAGGCGCCGTCAACAGCGTCGGCATGCCCGATGACTGGGCCAACTGGAAAGGCACCTGGGAAGACCTGGCCAAGACCTATGGCCTGAAACACATCGACACCGACATGAGCTCGGCCCAGGAAATCGCCAAGTTCGCCGCCGAAAAAGACAACGCCACTGCCGACATCGGCGACGTCGGCGCCGCCTTCGGCCCGATCGCGGTCAAGCAGGGCGTGGTGCAACCGTACAAACCAAGCACCTGGGATCAAGTCCCGGACTGGGCCAAGGACAAGGACGGCAACTGGGCACTGGCCTACACCGGCACCATCGCCTTCATCGTCAACAAGAAGCTGCTGCACGGTTCCGAAGTCCCGACCAAATGGGCTGACCTCAAGGGCGGCAAATACAAGGTTTCCATTGGTGACGTGAGCACCGCCGCGCAAGCCGCCAACGGCGTACTGGCCGCTGCCCTGGCCAACGGTGGCGACGAGAAAAACATCCAGCCGGCTCTGCTGCTGTTTGCAGACATCGCCAAGCAAGGTCGCCTGTCGATGGCCAACCCGACCATCGCCACCATGGAAAAAGGCGAGATCGAAGTCGGCGTGGTCTGGGACTTCAACGGCCTGAGCTACAAGGCCAAGATGGCCAACCCGGATGACTACGTGGTGCTGATCCCGTCGGATGGCTCGGTGATTTCCGGCTACACCACCATCATCAACAAATACGCGAAAAACCCGAACGCCGCCAAGCTGACCCGCGAATACATCTTCAGCGACGCCGGCCAGACCAACCTGGCGCGTGGCAACGCCCGCCCGATCCGTGCCGAGCACCTGCAACTGCCGGAAGACGTGAAGGCCAAGCTGCTGCCGAACGAGCAGTACAAGAAGGTCACGCCGATCAAGGACGCCGACGCCTGGGAAAAAACCTCCAAGGCCCTGCCGCAGAAGTGGAACGAAGAAGTCATCGTAGAGATGAAGTAA
- a CDS encoding UTRA domain-containing protein gives MRDEATKAVTAIGQVLQEQLDHGLLAPGSKLPAERKLSELFGTTRITVREALLQLEAQGQIYREERRGWFVSPPRLAYNLMQRSHFHAMVSAQGRVPSTEVISARLQPASVAVCALLQLPALSSVIQICRSRRIDGRLVLYVEHYLNPQYFPGILGFDLNQSMTELYARHYDLRYGRVRFEIVPTSLSVDAAAALRVSVGSPGLRIARVNYDQHERLIDCDLEFWRHDAIHVGVDVV, from the coding sequence ATGCGCGATGAGGCAACAAAAGCGGTGACAGCGATTGGTCAGGTGCTGCAGGAGCAGCTTGATCACGGCCTGCTCGCGCCCGGGAGCAAGTTGCCGGCCGAGCGCAAGCTCAGTGAGTTGTTCGGCACCACGCGCATTACGGTGCGTGAGGCGCTGTTGCAACTGGAGGCGCAGGGGCAGATCTATCGCGAGGAGCGCCGTGGCTGGTTCGTTTCGCCGCCACGTCTGGCGTACAACCTGATGCAGCGCAGTCACTTTCACGCGATGGTCAGTGCGCAGGGGCGGGTGCCGTCGACCGAGGTGATTTCGGCGCGGTTGCAGCCGGCGTCGGTGGCGGTTTGTGCGTTGTTGCAGTTGCCTGCTTTGTCGAGCGTGATTCAGATTTGCCGGTCGCGGCGGATTGACGGGCGGCTGGTTTTGTATGTGGAGCACTATCTGAATCCGCAGTATTTTCCGGGGATTCTGGGATTTGATTTGAATCAGTCGATGACCGAGTTGTATGCGCGGCATTACGATTTGCGCTATGGGCGGGTGCGGTTCGAGATTGTGCCGACGTCGTTGTCGGTGGATGCGGCGGCGGCTTTGCGGGTTTCTGTCGGGAGTCCGGGGTTACGGATTGCTCGGGTCAATTATGATCAGCATGAGCGGTTGATTGATTGTGATCTGGAGTTTTGGCGGCATGATGCGATTCACGTTGGTGTAGATGTTGTTTGA
- a CDS encoding amidohydrolase, with translation MQLTRIAQTVLLTLLAGTASAATLDSTREQIATQAKALEPQLLETRRDIHAHPELGNTEKRTAELVARQLKAMGLEVKTNVARTGVVAILKGALPGPTVALRADMDALPVKEVADLPFASKAKGTYLDKEVDVMHACGHDAHTAILLNTAKILTGLRDTLPGTVVFYFQPAEEGPSDFIPDGKNTWGAKMMVQEGVMKSPKPDAVFGLHVWAGVPAGQIAYRPGATLASSDDLRIKILGKQTHAGRPWDGIDPITVGAQTIVGLQTVVSRRTDISSYPSVVSIGTINGGTRYNIIPESVDMSGTIRSYDYGIRQKLHADVRQTIEKIAESGGAKADVTIIEKYDPTINNPALTEKMLPTLKWAAKDDVVNAPLVGGAEDFSFFAKEVPGLFVFLGVTPRDQDMSKAAPNHNPGFFVDESALVVGVRTMASLATDYLYGNAQLAR, from the coding sequence ATGCAGCTGACACGTATCGCCCAGACCGTTCTGCTCACTCTGCTGGCCGGCACCGCCAGCGCCGCCACCCTGGACAGCACCCGCGAACAGATCGCCACGCAAGCCAAGGCACTTGAACCGCAACTGCTGGAAACCCGCCGCGACATCCACGCGCATCCGGAACTGGGCAACACCGAGAAACGCACCGCGGAACTGGTCGCCAGACAACTGAAGGCCATGGGCCTGGAAGTCAAAACCAACGTCGCCCGCACCGGCGTGGTTGCCATCCTCAAGGGCGCCCTGCCCGGCCCGACCGTGGCCTTGCGCGCCGACATGGACGCGTTGCCGGTCAAGGAAGTCGCCGACCTGCCTTTCGCCTCGAAAGCCAAAGGCACTTATCTGGACAAAGAAGTCGACGTGATGCACGCCTGCGGCCACGACGCCCACACTGCGATCCTGCTGAACACGGCGAAAATTCTCACTGGCCTGCGCGACACCCTGCCCGGCACCGTGGTGTTCTATTTCCAGCCCGCCGAAGAAGGCCCGAGCGACTTCATCCCCGACGGCAAAAACACCTGGGGCGCGAAAATGATGGTGCAGGAAGGCGTGATGAAATCCCCCAAACCCGACGCCGTCTTCGGCCTCCACGTCTGGGCCGGCGTCCCCGCCGGCCAGATCGCCTACCGCCCCGGCGCCACTCTGGCCAGCTCCGACGACCTGCGCATCAAAATCCTCGGCAAACAGACCCACGCCGGCCGCCCGTGGGACGGCATCGACCCGATCACCGTCGGCGCACAAACCATCGTCGGCCTGCAAACCGTGGTCAGCCGCCGCACTGACATTTCGTCCTACCCGTCGGTGGTCAGCATCGGCACCATCAACGGCGGCACCCGCTACAACATCATTCCCGAGTCCGTGGACATGAGCGGCACCATCCGCTCCTACGACTACGGCATCCGCCAGAAACTCCACGCCGACGTACGCCAGACCATCGAAAAAATCGCCGAAAGCGGCGGCGCGAAAGCCGACGTTACCATCATCGAAAAATACGACCCCACGATCAACAACCCGGCACTGACGGAAAAAATGCTGCCGACGTTGAAGTGGGCAGCCAAGGATGACGTGGTCAATGCGCCGCTGGTGGGCGGCGCGGAAGACTTCTCGTTCTTCGCCAAGGAAGTGCCCGGGTTATTTGTGTTTCTCGGGGTGACGCCACGGGATCAGGACATGAGTAAGGCGGCGCCGAATCACAATCCGGGATTCTTTGTGGATGAGTCGGCGCTGGTGGTTGGGGTGAGGACGATGGCGTCGTTGGCGACGGATTATTTGTATGGGAATGCTCAGCTGGCCAGATAG
- a CDS encoding mechanosensitive ion channel family protein, translating to MFARLFALPCLFLVCLMTLLPLAPAQAVGLPGLLNTTKTQPEAQEPLGQSLDEVIKSLENDKQRAQLLSDLKKLRDATKKAQASPEEGVLGLIGGTLASFEKQFSGDDSPLTRWSDEFDLARDELDNLMLPASEWLPIIFGFAVILMVWSLLAAALIWLGHRVRMRFGLTEELPQHPKALDMLRFALRKLGPWLIALVITVYMSYALPSSLGKSLAMVLAYALVVGTCFSAICVIAFSLLDGPHRHRALYILRHQAFRPLWLIGSFAAFGEALSDPRLVEGLGVHLAHTTATITNVLAALFTGLFILRFRRPIAHLIRNQPLSRRLTRRALSDTIDILGTFWYVPALVLVGISLFATFVSAGDTSTALRQSLICTVLLVMCMVINGLVRRHSLKPQRGPKRHALYSERLKSFFYTLAHLLVWLIFIELGLRVWGKSLIGFAEGEGHDVSVKLFSLIGTLIFSWLIWILADTAVHHALTRSRKGLANARAQTMMPLIRNVLFVAIFIIALIVALANMGMNVTPLLAGAGVIGLAIGFGAQSLVADLITGLFIIIEDSLAIDDYVDVGGHLGTVEGLTIRTVRLRDIDGIVHTIPFSEIKSIKNYSREFGYAIFRVAVPYNMEIDDAIKLMREVGQKMRTDPLQRRNIWSPLEIQGVESFESGSAILRARFKTAPIKQWEVSRAFNLSLKRHLDEAGLDLATPRMSVQVITAGGGQPKE from the coding sequence GTGTTCGCTCGTCTGTTTGCTCTGCCCTGCCTGTTCCTTGTCTGCCTGATGACGCTGCTGCCGCTGGCCCCTGCCCAGGCGGTCGGGTTGCCGGGCCTGCTCAACACCACCAAGACGCAACCGGAGGCGCAAGAGCCGCTGGGCCAGTCGCTGGATGAAGTCATCAAGTCGCTGGAAAACGACAAGCAACGCGCGCAATTGCTGAGCGATCTGAAAAAGCTGCGCGACGCCACCAAGAAAGCCCAGGCCTCACCGGAAGAAGGCGTGCTGGGCCTGATCGGCGGCACCCTGGCCAGTTTCGAGAAACAGTTCTCCGGTGACGACAGCCCGCTGACCCGCTGGTCCGACGAGTTCGATCTGGCCAGGGACGAACTCGACAACCTGATGTTGCCGGCCAGCGAATGGCTGCCGATCATCTTCGGCTTCGCGGTGATCCTGATGGTCTGGAGCCTGCTCGCCGCCGCGCTGATCTGGCTCGGTCACCGGGTGCGCATGCGCTTCGGCCTGACCGAAGAACTGCCGCAACACCCCAAGGCCCTCGACATGCTGCGCTTCGCCCTGCGCAAGCTCGGACCGTGGTTGATTGCGTTGGTCATCACCGTTTACATGAGCTACGCGCTGCCGTCGTCATTGGGTAAAAGCCTGGCGATGGTGCTGGCTTATGCGCTGGTGGTCGGCACCTGTTTCTCGGCGATCTGCGTGATCGCCTTCTCGCTGCTCGACGGCCCGCACCGGCACCGGGCGCTGTACATCCTGCGGCATCAGGCCTTCCGTCCGTTGTGGCTGATCGGCAGCTTCGCCGCATTCGGTGAAGCGCTGAGTGACCCGCGCCTGGTCGAAGGCCTCGGCGTGCACCTGGCGCACACCACCGCGACCATCACCAACGTGCTCGCGGCGCTGTTCACCGGGTTGTTCATCCTGCGTTTCCGCCGGCCGATCGCGCACCTGATCCGCAACCAGCCGTTGTCCCGCCGCCTGACCCGCCGCGCCCTCAGCGACACCATCGATATCCTCGGCACCTTCTGGTACGTGCCGGCGCTGGTGCTGGTCGGCATCTCGCTGTTCGCCACCTTCGTCTCCGCCGGCGACACCAGCACCGCCCTGCGTCAGTCGCTGATCTGCACGGTGCTGCTGGTGATGTGCATGGTGATCAACGGCCTCGTGCGCCGTCATTCACTCAAACCGCAACGCGGGCCGAAGCGCCATGCGTTGTACTCGGAGCGCCTGAAAAGCTTCTTCTACACCCTCGCCCACCTGCTGGTGTGGCTGATCTTCATCGAGCTCGGCCTGCGCGTGTGGGGCAAGTCGCTGATCGGCTTTGCCGAGGGCGAAGGGCATGACGTCAGCGTCAAACTGTTCAGCCTGATCGGCACGCTGATTTTCTCCTGGCTGATCTGGATCCTCGCCGACACCGCCGTGCACCACGCCCTCACCCGCTCGCGCAAAGGCCTGGCGAATGCCCGCGCGCAGACGATGATGCCGCTGATCCGCAACGTGCTGTTCGTGGCGATTTTCATCATCGCGCTGATCGTCGCCCTGGCGAACATGGGCATGAACGTCACGCCACTGCTGGCCGGTGCCGGTGTGATCGGTCTGGCCATCGGTTTCGGTGCGCAGTCGCTGGTGGCGGACCTGATCACCGGTCTGTTCATCATCATCGAAGACTCGCTGGCCATTGATGACTACGTCGACGTCGGCGGCCACCTCGGCACCGTCGAAGGCCTGACCATCCGCACCGTGCGCCTGCGTGACATCGACGGCATCGTCCACACCATCCCGTTCAGCGAAATCAAAAGCATCAAGAACTACTCGCGGGAATTCGGCTACGCGATCTTCCGCGTGGCGGTGCCGTACAACATGGAAATCGACGACGCGATCAAACTGATGCGCGAAGTCGGCCAGAAAATGCGTACCGACCCACTGCAACGGCGGAACATCTGGTCGCCGCTGGAGATTCAGGGCGTGGAAAGTTTCGAATCCGGCAGCGCGATCCTGCGCGCGCGGTTCAAGACTGCACCGATCAAACAATGGGAAGTTTCCCGAGCGTTCAACCTGTCGCTCAAACGCCATCTGGACGAAGCCGGACTCGATCTGGCGACGCCACGCATGAGCGTGCAGGTCATCACTGCCGGCGGTGGCCAGCCGAAGGAATAG
- a CDS encoding M18 family aminopeptidase encodes MREELNQGLIDFLKASPTPFHATASLVQRLEAAGYVRLDEREPWTTEANGRYYVTRNDSSIVAIKMGRNSPLHDGIRLVGAHTDSPCLRVKPQPELQRQGFWQLGVEVYGGALLAPWFDRDLSLAGRVTFRRDGKVESQLIDFKAPIAIIPNLAIHLNREANQGWAINAQTELPPILAQFAGDERVDFRAVLTDQLAREHGLNADVVLDYELSFYDTQSAAVIGLHGDFIAGARLDNLLSCYAGLQALLTADTEETCVLVCNDHEEVGSCSACGADGPMLEQTLRRLLPEGDEFVRTIQKSLLVSADNAHGVHPNYAEKHDANHGPKLNAGPVIKVNSNQRYATNSETAGFFRHLCMAEEVPVQSFVVRSDMGCGSTIGPITASHLGVRTVDIGLPTFAMHSIRELCGSHDLAHLVKVLSAFYASRELP; translated from the coding sequence ATGCGCGAAGAGTTGAACCAAGGCCTGATCGACTTCCTCAAGGCCTCCCCTACCCCGTTCCACGCCACCGCCAGCCTTGTTCAGCGTCTGGAGGCCGCCGGTTACGTGCGCCTCGACGAGCGCGAGCCATGGACTACAGAGGCCAACGGCCGCTATTACGTCACCCGCAACGACTCCTCGATCGTCGCGATCAAAATGGGCCGCAACTCGCCGCTGCACGACGGTATCCGTCTGGTCGGCGCCCACACCGACAGCCCGTGTCTGCGGGTCAAGCCGCAACCGGAACTGCAACGTCAGGGCTTCTGGCAACTGGGCGTTGAAGTCTACGGCGGCGCGCTGCTGGCGCCGTGGTTTGACCGCGACCTGTCGCTGGCCGGGCGCGTCACCTTCCGTCGCGACGGCAAGGTCGAAAGCCAGCTGATCGACTTCAAGGCGCCAATCGCGATCATTCCCAACCTGGCGATTCACCTGAACCGTGAAGCCAACCAAGGCTGGGCGATCAACGCACAGACGGAGCTGCCGCCGATCCTCGCGCAGTTCGCCGGTGACGAGCGCGTCGACTTCCGTGCGGTACTGACCGATCAACTGGCCCGCGAACATGGCCTGAACGCCGATGTGGTGCTGGATTACGAGCTGAGTTTCTACGACACCCAGAGCGCGGCGGTCATCGGCCTGCATGGCGACTTCATCGCCGGCGCGCGCCTGGACAACCTGCTGTCGTGTTACGCCGGCCTGCAAGCCCTGCTCACTGCCGACACCGAAGAAACCTGCGTGCTGGTGTGCAACGACCACGAAGAAGTCGGCTCCTGCTCGGCGTGCGGTGCCGATGGCCCGATGCTCGAACAGACCCTGCGCCGCCTGCTGCCGGAAGGTGACGAGTTCGTCCGCACCATCCAGAAATCGCTGCTGGTCTCAGCCGACAATGCCCACGGCGTGCACCCGAACTACGCCGAGAAGCACGACGCCAACCACGGTCCGAAACTCAACGCCGGCCCGGTGATCAAGGTCAACAGCAACCAGCGCTACGCCACCAACAGCGAAACCGCCGGGTTCTTCCGCCACCTGTGCATGGCCGAAGAAGTACCGGTGCAGAGCTTCGTGGTGCGCAGCGACATGGGCTGCGGCTCGACCATCGGCCCGATCACCGCCAGCCACCTGGGCGTGCGCACCGTCGACATCGGCCTGCCGACCTTCGCCATGCACTCGATCCGCGAACTGTGCGGCAGCCACGACCTGGCGCACCTGGTCAAAGTGCTGAGCGCGTTCTACGCCAGCCGCGAGTTGCCTTAA